The Alphaproteobacteria bacterium genome contains a region encoding:
- a CDS encoding Bug family tripartite tricarboxylate transporter substrate binding protein produces MDRRSFVASSLALAACTRAVAQSGPLTKIVFPFAAGGSGDLICRVLAEQLAPLLGRHVIVENRTGGDGLIAIKSVMSAAPDGTTILVTTGPTMYLLPMVEAKPSFDQARDFTPVSLLGRFEFAVVTGPATNAADFSQLVAWLKANTAKAAYGIPSNGTIPHFAGTRIEAALNLPMTRVPYRGGAAVVKDVIGGHLPFAVITLSDALASHQAGSARILAVSSATRSPYLPDVPTLKESGIDLVADSWYGMWLPAGASPDFVRQLSAAVVTVLSKPDVKEKLLAVGLIPAGTTPEGLTQELAANTAFWRPIVQATGYRISN; encoded by the coding sequence ATGGACCGCCGCAGCTTTGTCGCCTCAAGTCTGGCGCTCGCCGCCTGCACACGCGCCGTCGCGCAGTCCGGCCCGCTCACGAAAATCGTCTTCCCGTTTGCGGCCGGCGGCAGCGGCGATCTCATCTGCCGTGTGCTCGCCGAGCAACTCGCTCCGCTGCTCGGACGCCATGTCATCGTGGAGAACCGCACCGGCGGCGATGGTCTGATCGCGATCAAGTCGGTGATGAGTGCGGCGCCGGACGGGACGACCATCCTGGTGACCACCGGACCGACCATGTACCTGCTGCCGATGGTCGAAGCGAAACCGAGCTTCGATCAGGCGAGGGACTTCACGCCGGTCTCTCTGCTCGGCCGATTCGAGTTTGCGGTCGTCACCGGACCTGCGACGAATGCCGCGGATTTCTCCCAACTCGTCGCGTGGCTCAAGGCCAACACCGCGAAAGCTGCCTACGGCATCCCGAGCAACGGCACTATTCCGCATTTTGCAGGCACGCGGATCGAGGCGGCGCTCAACCTGCCGATGACACGCGTGCCCTACCGCGGCGGCGCGGCGGTGGTGAAGGATGTGATCGGCGGGCACCTGCCGTTCGCCGTCATCACGCTTTCGGATGCGCTTGCCTCGCATCAGGCCGGCTCGGCGCGCATTCTCGCGGTGAGCAGCGCGACGCGCTCGCCGTACCTGCCTGACGTACCAACGCTGAAAGAAAGCGGCATCGATCTGGTCGCCGACTCCTGGTACGGCATGTGGCTGCCGGCTGGTGCGTCGCCCGACTTTGTCCGGCAATTGAGTGCGGCGGTCGTGACCGTGCTGTCGAAGCCCGACGTGAAGGAGAAGCTGCTCGCGGTCGGCCTTATCCCGGCCGGCACCACGCCGGAAGGACTGACGCAGGAGCTTGCCGCCAACACCGCCTTCTGGCGGCCGATCGTGCAGGCGACGGGATACAGGATCTCGAATTGA